TCTGATCACCGGCCGCCACGACGTGAGCCCGCTGCCACCGCACCTCGACATCACCGTCGGACACCGGGACATACGCGCCGCCCTGGCGACGGCGGATCGCACACCCGCCGTCGTCCGGAGCCGGGACAGGATCGCGGCCATCACCGGCCGCGCTGGTCTCGTCGAGTTCCTCGCTTTCTTCACGGAACGGCCCGAGGCGGAAACAGTCCGGGCATGGCTCGACTCGCTGGACGACACACAGGTCGTCGAGCACGTCCTACACCTGCGTACGGTAAGCGGCCGACCACGTGAACTGAGCGAGGCAGGAAGCGAATTGGCCAGCGAAGCCCGCAGGTACAAGGAACGCATCGGGGAGCCGTCCCGCACGGGTGGGGCAGGCGCGTAGGGCAAGGCCTCCAGGCTGCGGGTACGACCTCGGCGCACGGATCTGGGACCGGGCCCACAAGGTCCGGTGCGGCCGCCTGCCGATTCCTCGCGATTCGCCGGAAGTCTAGGGAGTGCCGGTCAGGTGGCCGAGGCGGTCTGCAGGCTCTCCACGATCTGGGGCGGCAGGACGGAGCGGGCGGGGGCGCTGTCGGTGGAGGCGAGGTAGGCCAGCAGCCGCGTGGGCTGCTCCGGCCGGCCGAGGGGGACCGGCTCGACGCGGCGCCACCCGCGGGCGGAGGCCGCTTTGATGGCGGTGAGATAGACGTTCTCGTTCATGCGTCCGAGTGTCCGCGCCCGCATGAGCAGGGCGGCGAGCGAGACCTGCCAGTGCTGTTTGAGATGGAACAGGGTCGGCCAGTCCACCGTGGTCGGCAGCTGGTCGTGGATGTCGTCGGCGGGCATGAGGAAGGCCGCCGCGAACTGGTGGGCCTGTGTCTCGACCTCTTTGACACCCCAGATCTGCTCGCCGTGCAGGACGAGGTGGGCGAGTTCGTGCGCGCTGTCGAACCGGGCGCGGGCGCGGTCGTTCTTGTCGCTGCTCAGGACGACGACAGGGTGGTCGGGAAACGGCAGCGAGAAGGCGTCCACATCGTGGTTGTCCAGAGGCAGCCGGGTCACGGCGACCCCGTGTCCCTCCAGCAGTTCCACGACGTTCGATACCGGCCCAGGAGGAAGCCCCCACAGCGACCGCACCCGGGCCGCCGCCGCCTCGATCTCCGCCCGCCGCGCCTGCAGGCTGCTCACCGGGAGGCGTGGCATGTCCGCGGCGCGGAAGCGGCCCACCGAGGATGCGTGGACGGCGAGATCGTGGGCAACGTAGGCGATCGCCCGGGCGCGGCGGCGGTCGGTCACCGAGGTCCGTCGCAACGAGCGGAAGAAGCCGTCGTGGCTGCCAGTCATCGCCTCGCCGAAGAACGCTGGCGGCACTGCGAGGACGCGGGCCAGCACGCCGGTCGTCTCCGGGCTGGGGCGCGCGGCGCCGCTCTCGAACTGGCTGATGGCTGCCGGCGTGAGCCCGGCCTCGCGAGCGAGCCGAGTCTGGCTCAGCCCGGCCAGTTCACGGGCGGTCCGCAGCCGTGCCCTCTCGAACACCTGCGTGCTCATGTCTCCCCTTGCCTGCCCTGCCCGATCTTGGTCTCCACATCTTGGCGGATCGCGCAGGCCCCGCACGCTCCGGGGACGGCGTGGCCCGACATGACCCTACGACCCACACGCAGAAACATACGCGGAAATCCATGCTGTGATATTAAGTAGTCCCGACAGGGAAGATCCGCTCCTACCGGCAGCGGGTCTTCAACGATCCGCGTGACGGGGGCGGTTGCACTGACCGAGCGTTTCCAGATCCTGGCCCTGGACGGCGGCGGCTTCCGCGGCATGTTCTCCGCGGCGGTCCTTGCCCGACTCGAGGAAGACCTCGACATCCGCATCGCCGACCACTTCGACCTGATCGCCGGCACCTCGACCGGCGGGATCATCGGCCTCGGCCTCGGCCTGGGCCTGACACCCCGCGAGATCCTCGCCTTCTACACCGACCACGGCCCGCGGATCTTCCGCGACCGCTCCAGGATGCGCGGCCTGCGCCACCTTGTGCGCGCGAAGTACAGCACCGAGCCCCTGCGGGCGGCGCTCACCGACGTCTTCGGCGAGCGGACCTTCGGAGAGAGCACCAAACGCCTGGTGATCACCTCCTACAACATCGCCGCCGACGACGTCTACCTCTTCCGGACCCCGCACCTGCCCACCCTCAAACGGGACTGGCGGGAAAAGGCCGTCAACGTAGCGCTCGCCACCTCCGCCGCACCCACCTACCTGCCCGGCATGCCCCTGGACGGGGCCCGCCTCGTCGACGGCGGCGTGTGGGCCAACAACCCCACCATGGTCGCGCTCACCGAGGCCGTCGGACCGCTGTCCGTCCCCCTCGAGGCCATCAAGGTCTTCAGCCTCGGCACCACCACCGACGTCCGAAGCCGCCACCGCCGCCTCGACCGCGGCGGCCTGCTGCCCTGGGCCGGCGACGCCGTCGAGGTCCTCATGCGGGCCCAGAGCGAAAGCGCCGCCAAACAGGTGCGCCACTTCATAGGCAAGGACAACGTCCTGCGCCTCAACCCGACCGTCCCCACCGGAGCCGTCGCGCTCGACAACATCGACACCCAGACCCTCTCCGGACTGGCAGGCCACATCAGCCGCGACGTCTCCCCGGCCATCCACCGCACCTTCTGCGACCACCGAGCCCCCGCCTACACGCCCTGCCACCCCACCCGCGAGGAATGACGTGAACACGCTCCACCCGACGGGGGAGGCCGACACCGACTCCCTCGAACAGATGCTGTCCATGCTGCTCGACGGCGCCGTGGAATCCCTCGACATCTCCCCGGACCTCTACGACACCGCCGTTCGCCGTTACATGGACGTCGGCAGCTGGCTCGGCCTGCACGAGAGCCCGGACTACAAGATCTACTCGCAGGGGTCCTTCCTCCTCGGGACCGTCGTCCGCCCCCAGACACCCACCGGCGAGTACGACATCGATCTCGTCTGCCGCATCCCGCTGCACAAGACCAGCACCACTCAGGACGATCTCAAGCAGCGAGTGGGCGACCAGCTCATCGCGTACCGGTCCTGGAAGCAGCAGCAGGGCCACAGTGATGGCCCCAGCAGCCTGGAATCCCGCCGCCGGTGCTGGACCCTGGGATACACCGGCTTCCACCTCGACGTCCTGCCTGCCATCCCGGACGACGAACACCAGCCCCACGGCATCCTCTTGACGGACAAGAACCTGTACAAGTGGCAGCACGGCAACCCGATCGGCTACGCGGACTGGTTCAGCGCCCGCTCCGAACTCTCGCACGCCCTTCTTGAGAAGCGCGCCAGCATCGCGGACGTGCCCGTCTGGCACATCCGCAGCACCCTCCAGCGCCTGGTACAGGTCCTGAAGTGGCACTGCATGACCTATTTCGCCGACGACACCGACAACCGTCCGCCGTCCATCCTCCTCACCACCCTCGCCGGCCGCGCCTACCGCGGGGAGGACGACCTGTTCACTGCCCTGCGCAACGTACTCGCCGCCATCCCCGGCTTCATCGAACGGCGCAACGGCCAGTGGTGGGTCGCCAACCCCGCCCACAAGGAGGAGAACTTCACCGACAAGTGGAACGAATACCCTCAGCGGCGCCAGGCCTTCAACACGTGGTTCGGCGAGCTCACGGAGACCATGGACAACTTGTCCCTGATGCACTCCGAAGGCCTGGACACCGTCTACTCCCACCTCACCAAATCCTTCGACCCCGGCCCCCTCCAACACTCCTTCACCCGCTACGCGAACCGCATGAAGAACACGGCCACCCAGCAGCGGATGAGCACCACGGGACTGCTCTCCACCACCACCGCCGGCCCGCGCAGGCGCCCCCAGACCTTCCATGGCCAGCACACCGACGCGCGCGATTAACCTCGCCCGGCAGATGGCCGCCGTCAAAGCGGCCGTCCCCACAGCCGAAACGACACTGCGCGGCGGTGAACTCGTCTGCAACCTCACCCTGCAACCCACCCCCGTCAGCAGGCGCTACACGGTCAGGATCGCCTATCGCCACCGCGGCAACCCCCGTGTGAGCATCACCGACCCGCCACTGGCACTGCACCCGGACGCCACACACCTCCCGCACGTCTACGCCAGCGGCGACCTGTGCCTGTACCTGCCCGGGGAGTGGAACGACCACATGTTCCTCTCCCAGACCATCGTGCCGTGGGCTTCGGCCTGGCTCCTGCACTACGAACTCTGGCTCATCACGGGCCGTTGGACGGGAAGCGGCGAAGAGCACGCCCTCCCGACCGCCTGGCCACCCACCGCCTACCCGTGAAACAACCGCACCATCTCGCAGGCCCCACCGGGGCGTACGCCTGCGAAAGCGGGTTGTCGACGATGCCCGATCCGCCGACGATGTCCCCGTGAGCGAACACAACCACACACGCAACCCGGGCACCGGCCTACTCGGGCCGAACTTCAGCCGCCGCAACCGCCAGCAACCCACCTACGACCGTGTCGGCGCCGCCTCGCCCGCACCGGGCCTGCCGGAGGTGGCCTCGGCCGCAGCGGGCGACGGTGGGCTCGGCTGTGAGCGGGGGAGCGGACGTAACGGTGCCTCCAGACGATTCAGCGGGACAATCTGTGGCCCCCCGGCCGCGCTGAGCCGATAGAGCCGCCCCTGCGGCACCGCGTGGCGGGGTTGAGTCCGCCGCGCCACTGCGCGTAGCGGGAGGCGGCGTCGTCCGGCCAGAGGATCCCGTGCCCGGAGGGCACGGCCAGGGCGCGGTGGAGGTCCGTGGGATGCCCCAGCACCGCCAGCCGCGCCGTGACGTCCCCGAGCGGCCCCCACACCAGCCGCCGGCGCCCCTGCAGCGCCCGCGCGATCCGCCCCGCCCCCTCACCCGCTGAGACCGCGTCCGCCGGCGCCCGCCGGTCCGCGGCCCGGCGAGACGGACCAGGACGTCCTCCAGGACGAGGCCCGTCTCGTCCGCGACCTGGACCCGCCCGGCCAGCGGCGGCCGCGCCCGACCCGACCCCGTCAACGGCGCCGCGGTCAGCTCCACCCACACCACCGCCAGCCGCTCCGACAGCAACGCCCCAGCCCACCGGCCCAGTTCAGCCCTGCGCACCCGCAGCGCCTCGTGCGTCTCGGCCAGCCGCGCCAGATGCCGGCACGCCGCGCACACCCGCCGCCCGTCGTGCTCGAGCAGCGGCAGCTGACCAACGGCCCCGCACCCCTCACACCCCCGCCCGACCGCCCGCCGCTGCGCCGCGGCGGCGAGCTGGCGGCCGGTGGCCGCGGTGGGGACGGACTCGGCGACGGCGTACAGGTCGAACGTCTCGGCCTTCCCCCGCCAGTTGAAGTCCCGGACTCGGGCACGGACGGGACCGCCGGGACGCCGGGGCGGGTCGGCGTCGGCCAGCCGGGTCCGGGTGACCAGCCCGGCGGGAACGCCGCTCCAGCGCTCATACCGCCGGACCTCAGCCGCCGCGACCGCCGCACCGATCCCGTCCGCAGCAGCGGCACCTCCCGCCGCCCGCTCCTCACCCGTCCCGCGCGTACCGTCGACTACGGCGGCTGCTGAATTCGTGACGCTCAATTCCCCAATTCATTTCCGTGCCCTATCCTGTTACGGGTTGCCTTTCTCTCCCCGCAACTCCATTACGTGTTACGCGTCCTTTCCGGAACCCGTAACAAACCTCTAATGGGATTCCATCGGGACTGACGCCCCCTCAATTCAAACGGAATCAGTTTCTGACGCCATGTAACCCGTAACGGAATGCGCACCAATTCCAAAGAGGTCTAGTCCACTCAGAACCAAGCATGGACGATTGATCTGATGTACCGTCAGACAGCAACGATGCGGCACCAGTTGCCAACCTCCCCTCGTTGCTGCCATACTGTAACCACAACGGACCGGGGCAGGGAAGCCCGGAGGGCGCCCCGGACCCACCCGGACCAGAGACACAAACCCCCTTAAACCGGAGGCATTAAGCCTCTGACCAGGGAAAACAGAAGATCAGGCCGCCACCCAGACCGGGAGCCACGCTCCGCCGGCACGGTGACCCACCCGAGGCCGGCACCCGAGACCACGGGGACAAAGACAACAGAGAGTAACGTTCAACTCTCAACGTCTTCAAGAGGGTTGCGGAGCAACCCAACATCATTCCGTCGCGAAGTGACGGCGCGTCATGTCTCCGG
The Streptomyces sp. NBC_01485 genome window above contains:
- a CDS encoding helix-turn-helix domain-containing protein, whose product is MSTQVFERARLRTARELAGLSQTRLAREAGLTPAAISQFESGAARPSPETTGVLARVLAVPPAFFGEAMTGSHDGFFRSLRRTSVTDRRRARAIAYVAHDLAVHASSVGRFRAADMPRLPVSSLQARRAEIEAAAARVRSLWGLPPGPVSNVVELLEGHGVAVTRLPLDNHDVDAFSLPFPDHPVVVLSSDKNDRARARFDSAHELAHLVLHGEQIWGVKEVETQAHQFAAAFLMPADDIHDQLPTTVDWPTLFHLKQHWQVSLAALLMRARTLGRMNENVYLTAIKAASARGWRRVEPVPLGRPEQPTRLLAYLASTDSAPARSVLPPQIVESLQTASAT
- a CDS encoding nucleotidyltransferase, with product MNTLHPTGEADTDSLEQMLSMLLDGAVESLDISPDLYDTAVRRYMDVGSWLGLHESPDYKIYSQGSFLLGTVVRPQTPTGEYDIDLVCRIPLHKTSTTQDDLKQRVGDQLIAYRSWKQQQGHSDGPSSLESRRRCWTLGYTGFHLDVLPAIPDDEHQPHGILLTDKNLYKWQHGNPIGYADWFSARSELSHALLEKRASIADVPVWHIRSTLQRLVQVLKWHCMTYFADDTDNRPPSILLTTLAGRAYRGEDDLFTALRNVLAAIPGFIERRNGQWWVANPAHKEENFTDKWNEYPQRRQAFNTWFGELTETMDNLSLMHSEGLDTVYSHLTKSFDPGPLQHSFTRYANRMKNTATQQRMSTTGLLSTTTAGPRRRPQTFHGQHTDARD
- a CDS encoding CBASS cGAMP-activated phospholipase — its product is MTGAVALTERFQILALDGGGFRGMFSAAVLARLEEDLDIRIADHFDLIAGTSTGGIIGLGLGLGLTPREILAFYTDHGPRIFRDRSRMRGLRHLVRAKYSTEPLRAALTDVFGERTFGESTKRLVITSYNIAADDVYLFRTPHLPTLKRDWREKAVNVALATSAAPTYLPGMPLDGARLVDGGVWANNPTMVALTEAVGPLSVPLEAIKVFSLGTTTDVRSRHRRLDRGGLLPWAGDAVEVLMRAQSESAAKQVRHFIGKDNVLRLNPTVPTGAVALDNIDTQTLSGLAGHISRDVSPAIHRTFCDHRAPAYTPCHPTREE